The proteins below come from a single Peromyscus maniculatus bairdii isolate BWxNUB_F1_BW_parent chromosome 13, HU_Pman_BW_mat_3.1, whole genome shotgun sequence genomic window:
- the Prkag3 gene encoding 5'-AMP-activated protein kinase subunit gamma-3 isoform X1, translating into MESELEHTLPGTLTWSHSGCPESQALPPNGTGPSLLPEMDFLEQGDNSWPSPAVTTSPERTRATRGVKASRWTRQAAVEEVEPPGLEEGAQARPAAESARQEATFPEEATPLAQAVPLAGVETSPSGWDLLLPDCAASEVGSSTGDLELAIEFPDPEAWDGELEGLGEDRPRPCPSPQAPLLSLSWDDELQKPGAQVYMHFMQEHTCYDAMATSSKLVIFDTALEIKKAFFAMVANGVRAAPLWDSKKQSFVGMLTITDFILVLHRYYRSPLVQIYEIEEHKIETWREIYLQGCFKPLVSISPNDSLFEAVYALIKNRIHRLPVLDPVSGTVLYILTHKRLLKFLHIFGALLPRPSFLCRTIQDLGIGTFRDLAVVLETAPILTALDIFVDRRVSALPVVNESGQVVGLYSRFDVIHLAAQQTYNHLDMSVGEALRQRTLCLEGVLSCQPHESLGEVIDRIAREQVHRLVLVDETQHLLGVVSLSDILQALVLSPAGIDALSA; encoded by the exons ATGGAGTCTGAGCTGGAACACACACTGCCTGGG ACCCTGACCTGGAGCCACAGTGGGTGTCCAGAGAGTCAAG cACTCCCTCCTAATGGAACAGGTCCTTCCCTCCTTCCGGAGATGGACTTCCTAGAACAAGGAGACAACTCGTGGCCATCACCAGCTGTGACCACCAGCCCAGAAAGAACCCGGGCAACCCGGGGCGTCAAGGCTTCCAGATGGACAAGGCAGGCGGCTGTGGAGGAAGTGGAGCCGCCCGGTTTGGAAGAAG GTGCCCAGGCCAGACCAGCTGCTGAGTCCGCCAGGCAGGAAGCCACATTCCCCGAGGAGGCCACACCCTTGGCTCAAGCCGTTCCCTTGGCTGGAGTGGAGACCTCCCCCAGCGGGTGGGACCTCCTCTTGCCCGACTGTGCAGCCTCAGAAGTGGGTTCCAGCACAGGGGACCTGGAGCTGGCCATCGAGTTCCCAGACCCGGAGGCCTGGGACGGTGAGCTGGAAGGCCTGGGGGAGGACAGGCCTCGGCCTTGCCCATCCCCACAGGCCCCACTTCTCAGCTTGAGCTGGGATGATGAGTTGCAGAAGCCTGGGGCCCAGGTCTATATGCACTTCATGCAGGAACACACCTGCTATGATGCCATGGCCACCAGCTCCAAACTGGTCATCTTTGACACTGCGCTGGAG ATTAAGAAGGCTTTCTTTGCCATGGTGGCCAACGGCGTGAGGGCAGCCCCTCTGTGGGACAGCAAGAAGCAGAGCTTTGTGG GCATGCTCACCATCACAGACTTCATCCTGGTGTTGCACCGCTACTACAGATCCCCCCTG GTCCAGATCTACGAGATTGAAGAACATAAGATTGAGACCTGGAGGG agatctacctacaaGGCTGCTTCAAGCCTCTCGTCTCCATCTCTCCCAATGACAG TCTGTTTGAAGCTGTCTATGCCCTCATCAAGAACCGAATCCACCGCCTGCCGGTCCTGGACCCGGTCTCCGGCACTGTGCTCTACATCCTCACACACAAGCGGCTACTCAAATTCCTGCACATATTT GGTGCCCTGTTGCCACGGCCCTCCTTCCTCTGCCGCACTATCCAAGATTTGGGCATCGGCACATTCCGAGATTTGGCTGTCGTTCTGGAAACAGCTCCTATCCTGACCGCGCTGGACATCTTTGTGGACCGGCGTGTGTCTGCGCTGCCTGTGGTCAATGAATCTG GTCAGGTCGTGGGGCTCTACTCCCGCTTTGATGTCATT cacctGGCTGCCCAGCAAACCTACAACCACCTAGACATGAGTGTGGGAGAAGCTTTGAGGCAGAGGACACTGTGTCTGGAGGGggttctctcctgccagcccCATGAGAGCCTCGGCGAAGTCATTGACAGGATCGCACGGGAACAG GTGCACAGGCTGGTGTTGGTGGATGAGACCCAGCATCTTCTGGGCGTGGTCTCCCTCTCTGACATACTTCAAGCGCTGGTACTCAGCCCCGCTGGCATCGATGCCCTCAGTGCCTGA
- the Prkag3 gene encoding 5'-AMP-activated protein kinase subunit gamma-3 isoform X2: MESELEHTLPGTLTWSHSGCPESQEMDFLEQGDNSWPSPAVTTSPERTRATRGVKASRWTRQAAVEEVEPPGLEEGAQARPAAESARQEATFPEEATPLAQAVPLAGVETSPSGWDLLLPDCAASEVGSSTGDLELAIEFPDPEAWDGELEGLGEDRPRPCPSPQAPLLSLSWDDELQKPGAQVYMHFMQEHTCYDAMATSSKLVIFDTALEIKKAFFAMVANGVRAAPLWDSKKQSFVGMLTITDFILVLHRYYRSPLVQIYEIEEHKIETWREIYLQGCFKPLVSISPNDSLFEAVYALIKNRIHRLPVLDPVSGTVLYILTHKRLLKFLHIFGALLPRPSFLCRTIQDLGIGTFRDLAVVLETAPILTALDIFVDRRVSALPVVNESGQVVGLYSRFDVIHLAAQQTYNHLDMSVGEALRQRTLCLEGVLSCQPHESLGEVIDRIAREQVHRLVLVDETQHLLGVVSLSDILQALVLSPAGIDALSA, from the exons ATGGAGTCTGAGCTGGAACACACACTGCCTGGG ACCCTGACCTGGAGCCACAGTGGGTGTCCAGAGAGTCAA GAGATGGACTTCCTAGAACAAGGAGACAACTCGTGGCCATCACCAGCTGTGACCACCAGCCCAGAAAGAACCCGGGCAACCCGGGGCGTCAAGGCTTCCAGATGGACAAGGCAGGCGGCTGTGGAGGAAGTGGAGCCGCCCGGTTTGGAAGAAG GTGCCCAGGCCAGACCAGCTGCTGAGTCCGCCAGGCAGGAAGCCACATTCCCCGAGGAGGCCACACCCTTGGCTCAAGCCGTTCCCTTGGCTGGAGTGGAGACCTCCCCCAGCGGGTGGGACCTCCTCTTGCCCGACTGTGCAGCCTCAGAAGTGGGTTCCAGCACAGGGGACCTGGAGCTGGCCATCGAGTTCCCAGACCCGGAGGCCTGGGACGGTGAGCTGGAAGGCCTGGGGGAGGACAGGCCTCGGCCTTGCCCATCCCCACAGGCCCCACTTCTCAGCTTGAGCTGGGATGATGAGTTGCAGAAGCCTGGGGCCCAGGTCTATATGCACTTCATGCAGGAACACACCTGCTATGATGCCATGGCCACCAGCTCCAAACTGGTCATCTTTGACACTGCGCTGGAG ATTAAGAAGGCTTTCTTTGCCATGGTGGCCAACGGCGTGAGGGCAGCCCCTCTGTGGGACAGCAAGAAGCAGAGCTTTGTGG GCATGCTCACCATCACAGACTTCATCCTGGTGTTGCACCGCTACTACAGATCCCCCCTG GTCCAGATCTACGAGATTGAAGAACATAAGATTGAGACCTGGAGGG agatctacctacaaGGCTGCTTCAAGCCTCTCGTCTCCATCTCTCCCAATGACAG TCTGTTTGAAGCTGTCTATGCCCTCATCAAGAACCGAATCCACCGCCTGCCGGTCCTGGACCCGGTCTCCGGCACTGTGCTCTACATCCTCACACACAAGCGGCTACTCAAATTCCTGCACATATTT GGTGCCCTGTTGCCACGGCCCTCCTTCCTCTGCCGCACTATCCAAGATTTGGGCATCGGCACATTCCGAGATTTGGCTGTCGTTCTGGAAACAGCTCCTATCCTGACCGCGCTGGACATCTTTGTGGACCGGCGTGTGTCTGCGCTGCCTGTGGTCAATGAATCTG GTCAGGTCGTGGGGCTCTACTCCCGCTTTGATGTCATT cacctGGCTGCCCAGCAAACCTACAACCACCTAGACATGAGTGTGGGAGAAGCTTTGAGGCAGAGGACACTGTGTCTGGAGGGggttctctcctgccagcccCATGAGAGCCTCGGCGAAGTCATTGACAGGATCGCACGGGAACAG GTGCACAGGCTGGTGTTGGTGGATGAGACCCAGCATCTTCTGGGCGTGGTCTCCCTCTCTGACATACTTCAAGCGCTGGTACTCAGCCCCGCTGGCATCGATGCCCTCAGTGCCTGA
- the Cyp27a1 gene encoding sterol 26-hydroxylase, mitochondrial codes for MAALSSSRLRWALLGARVAGPGLCPQGARAKAAIPAVLPADESVEGPGGGRDSRGLRSLKELPGPGPLRFLFQLFVRGYVLRLHELQTKNKAKYGPMWTSSFGTQTHVNLASASLLEQVMRQEGKYPIRDHMKDWKEHRDHKGFAYGIFVTQGPQWYHLRQALNKRLLKPAEAALYTDAFNKVIDDFVTRLDQVRAESASGDQVPDIAHLLYNFALEAICYILFERRIGCLEPSIPEDTASFIRSVGLMFQNSVYVTFLPKWTRPLLPFWKRYLNGWDNIFSFGEKLINKKVKEIEAQLQAAGPDGVQVSGYLHFLLTNELLSPEEAVGTFPELLLAGVDTTSNTLTWALYHLSQNPEIQEALHKEVVGVVPFGTVPQHKDLANIPLLKAVIKETLRLYPVVPTNSRIIMEKETEIDGFLFPKNTQFVLCHYVVSRDPSVFSEPESFQPHRWLRKKETDNSKIQHPFGSVPFGYGVRSCLGRRIAELEMQLMLSRLIQQYEVVLAPEMGEVKAVARIVLVPSKKVSLHFLKRQS; via the exons ATGGCTGCGTTGAGCTCTTCAAGGCTGAGGTGGGCGCTCCTGGGAGCGCGCGTGGCGGGCCCTGGCCTCTGCCCGCAGGGGGCCCGAGCCAAGGCTGCGATCCCGGCCGTCCTCCCGGCAGACGAGAGTGTGGAGGGTCCTGGAGGAGGTCGGGACTCGCGGGGGCTGCGGAGTCTGAAGGAGCTCCCGGGACCGGGACCACTTCGCTTTTTATTCCAACTATTCGTGCGAGGCTATGTGCTGCGCTTGCACGAACTCCAG ACAAAGAACAAGGCCAAGTACGGTCCAATGTGGACATCCTCCTTCGGGACTCAGACCCATGTGAACCTGGCCAGTGCCTCGCTCTTGGAGCAAGTGATGCGGCAGGAGGGGAAGTACCCCATAAGAGACCACATGAAGGACTGGAAGGAGCACCGAGACCACAAGGGCTTCGCCTACGGGATCTTTGTCAC ACAAGGACCACAGTGGTACCACCTTCGACAGGCTTTGAACAAGCGGCTGCTGAAGCCAGCCGAGGCTGCGCTCTACACAGATGCTTTCAATAAGGTGATTGATGACTTTGTAACCCGGCTGGACCAAGTGCGGGCAGAAAGTGCATCGGGGGATCAGGTGCCGGATATTGCTCATCTTCTCTACAACTTTGCCTTGGAAG CCATCTGCTATATCCTGTTTGAGAGAAGGATTGGCTGCCTGGAGCCCTCTATCCCTGAGGACACTGCCAGTTTCATCAGATCTGTTGGGCTCATGTTCCAGAACTCAGTCTATGTCACTTTCCTTCCCAAGTGGACTCGTCCTCTGCTGCCCTTTTGGAAGCGGTACCTGAATGGCTGGGataacattttttcctttg GGGAGAAGCTGATTAATAAGAAAGTTAAGGAGATAGAAGCCCAGCTACAGGCAGCTGGGCCAGACGGTGTCCAGGTATCGGGCTATCTGCACTTCCTGCTGACCAATGAATTGCTCAGTCCTGAGGAGGCCGTGGGCACCTTCCCTGAGCTGCTCTTGGCTGGCGTGGACACG ACATCCAACACATTGACATGGGCCCTGTACCACCTTTCCCAGAACCCAGAGATCCAGGAGGCCTTGCACAAggaggtggtgggtgtggtgCCCTTCGGGACGGTGCCCCAGCACAAGGACTTAGCCAACATTCCCCTGCTCAAAGCTGTGATTAAGGAGACCCTGCG CCTCTACCCTGTGGTCCCCACAAACTCCCGGATCATCATGGAAAAGGAGACGGAAATCGATGGCTTCCTCTTCCCCAAGAAC ACCCAGTTTGTATTATGCCACTATGTGGTGTCCCGGGATCCCAGTGTCTTTTCTGAGCCTGAGAGCTTCCAGCCCCACCGAtggctgaggaagaaagagacgGACAACTCCAAGATCCAGCACCCATTCGGCTCTGTGCCCTTTGGCTATGGGGTTCGGTCCTGCCTGGGCCGAAGGATCGCAGAACTGGAGATGCAACTCATGTTGTCAAGG CTGATCCAACAGTATGAGGTGGTCCTGGCTCCCGAGATGGGGGAAGTGAAGGCTGTGGCCCGCATTGTCTTGGTTCCCAGCAAGAAGGTGAGCCTGCACTTTCTGAAGAGACAATCATGA